One Coregonus clupeaformis isolate EN_2021a unplaced genomic scaffold, ASM2061545v1 scaf1819, whole genome shotgun sequence genomic region harbors:
- the LOC121562987 gene encoding potassium channel subfamily K member 5-like, which translates to MSDKGPLLTSGIIFYLSIGAAIFQILEEPKWKLARSEYYRQKEIILKTYPCLTKEDLNYILRVVSDAAGQGVTVTGENTYNNWDWTNSVVFAATIVTTIGYGNVAPKTVGGRIFCILYGLCGIPLCLTWISELGSFFGDRAKRLGQVLIRKRFSVKKVQLICTAIFLLWGLLVHLVIPPFVFMSLEGWSYLEGFYFSFITLTTVGFGDYVAGINPNIDYPRLYRVLVEVWIYMGLAWLSLFFSWNVHMVVSAHKVLKKRRQRHRMDHLDHRWQPEKDDIRSPRRLPTAVDIFNFLSEKQEDYSTAIRQIGAAAKPKTGKEFKEMSRSKSCSDILGTNIQTLEHSPRRLRRHLSISHNMLLSSFGMGEEGQRLIEDDPVFMGDPVFMGDPVFEENCLDRETKEEEAVNVSNSKENLNPADLGPNINKEENDQNQDGGENRFTVSKVVEGDSGEDEKV; encoded by the exons ATGTCTGATAAGGGTCCTTTATTAACGTCAGGTATAATTTTTTACCTATCGATCGGGGCAGCGATATTTCAAATACTTGAAGAACCCAAATGGAAACTGGCCAGGTCCGAATATTACCGTCAAAAGGAAATCATTCTTAAAACATATCCGTGCTTGACTAAAGAAGATCTGAACTATATTTTGCGG GTGGTGTCAGACGCTGCTGGACAAGGTGTGACCGTTACTGGAGAGAATACCTACAACAACTGGGATTGGACCAATTCGGTTGTCTTTGCTGCCACTATTGTCACTACCATAG GTTATGGTAATGTTGCCCCAAAAACGGTTGGTGGCCGTATATTCTGCATCCTGTATGGCCTGTGTGGGATCCCTCTCTGCCTCACCTGGATTAGTGAGCTGGGCTCATTCTTCGGAGACAGAGCCAAGCGCCTGGGACAGGTCCTGATACGCAAACGCTTTAGTGTG AAAAAGGTCCAGTTGATCTGTACGGCCATCTTCCTCCTGTGGGGTCTGCTGGTACACCTGGTGATCCCCCCGTTTGTGTTCATGTCCCTGGAGGGATGGTCCTACCTGGAGGGCTTCTACTTCTCCTTCATCACTCTCACCACTGTCGGCTTCGGGGACTACGTCGCAG GTATCAATCCGAACATAGACTACCCAAGGCTGTACCGGGTGTTAGTAGAGGTGTGGATTTACATGGGTCTGGCCTGGCTGTCTCTGTTCTTCAGCTGGAACGTCCACATGGTTGTGTCGGCCCACAAGGTCCTGAAGAAGAGGAGGCAGAGACACAGGATGGACCACCTGGACCATCGATGGCAGCCCGAGAAGGACGACATCCGCAGCCCTCGCCGCCTCCCCACCGCCGTCGACATCTTCAACTTCCTCTCTGAGAAGCAGGAGGACTACAGCACCGCCATCAGGCAGATCGGTGCTGCCGCAAAGCCGAAGACAGGGAAGGAATTCAAGGAGATGAGTCGCTCGAAGAGCTGTAGCGACATCCTGGGGACGAATATCCAAACCCTGGAGCATTCCCCACGCCGCCTGAGGCGCCACCTCAGCATCAGTCACAATATGTTACTAAGCAGCTttgggatgggagaggaggggcagaggcTTATCGAGGATGACCCTGTGTTTATGGGAGACCCTGTGTTTATGGGAGACCCTGTGTTTGAGGAGAACTGTCTGGATAGAGAGACTAAAGAGGAGGAGGCTGTTAATGTGTCCAACTCAAAAGAGAACCTCAACCCCGCCGATCTAGGTCCTAACATCAACAAAGAGGAGAATGATCAGAACCAAGATGGTGGAGAGAATAGGTTTACTGTATCAAAGGTAGTGGAGGGGGATTCGGGAGAGGATGAGAAAGTCTGA
- the LOC121586925 gene encoding serum paraoxonase/arylesterase 2 — MKWVLVTICIAALAALFGQRLLKLSEIALANREVPVKRLPNCHLLKNIDYGAEDFTILRDGLAIISTGLKYPGLPSFSDDPGKIYTLDLLDPRLTPVELTIKGDLDRDSFNPHGISIYIDETDKTIHLFVVNHPQHYTSQVEIFLFVEEDNTIVHLKTIKHDLLHSVNDIVAVGVESFYATNDHSYPSEVLHMLAVFLGLPWADVVYYSPEGVKAVGDGFLSANGINMSPDKRYLYVSAIMDHEIAVFEITKSKDLVHVKSVAVGSLCDNIEVDHVTGDIWLGCHPNGAKAAACDPKDPPGSEVIRIQDIHSEKPVVTQVYADDGSVLIGSSVAAPYEGKLLIGTVYHKALVCDLK, encoded by the exons ATGAAGTGGGTGCTTGTGACCATCTGCATTGCTGCCTTGGCAGCTCTTTTTGGGCAAAGACTTCTTAAATTGAG TGAAATAGCCCTTGCCAACAGAGAAGTGCCTGTTAAACGCCTCCCCAACTGTCACCTGTTAAAGAATATAG ACTATGGAGCAGAGGACTTCACCATACTTAGAGATGGACTGGCCATCATAAGCACC GGCTTGAAGTATCCTGGACTGCCCTCCTTCTCTGATGACCCAGGGAAGATCTATACCCTGGACCTGCTGGACCCCAGACTGACCCCTGTGGAGCTGACAATCAAAGGAGACCTGGACCGGGACTCTTTCAACCCCCATGGAATCAGTATCTACATTGACGAGACAG ATAAAACCATCCATCTGTTTGTTGTCAATCACCCTCAACATTACACGAGCCAGGTAGAGATCTTTCTATTTGTCGAAGAGGACAACACCATTGTGCACCTGAAAACTATAAAGCATGATCTCCTTCATAG TGTGAATGACATTGTGGCTGTGGGAGTGGAGAGCTTCTATGCCACCAACGATCACTCCTATCCCAGTGAAGTGCTCCACATGCTGGCTGTCTTCCTGGGTCTACCCTGGGCCGATGTAGTTTACTACAGCCCTGAAGGAGTGAAGGCAGTGGGCGATGGCTTCCTATCTGCAAACGGCATCAACATGTCGCCCGACAAAAG GTATTTATACGTGTCCGCTATTATGGACCATGAGATTGCTGTTTTTGAGATAACCAAAAGCAAAGACTTGGTACATGTCAAG TCTGTAGCCGTTGGGTCTCTTTGTGACAACATCGAGGTGGACCATGTGACAGGTGACATATGGCTGGGTTGTCACCCTAATGGAGCAAAGGCAGCAGCATGTGACCCTAAGGATCCACCTGGATCGGAG gtCATTAGGATTCAGGACATCCACTCTGAGAAGCCAGTGGTGACCCAGGTGTATGCTGATGACGGGAGTGTGCTCATAGGATCCTCTGTAGCAGCTCCCTATGAAGGAAAGCTTCTCATAGGAACAGTCTACCACAAAGCCCTGGTCTGTGATCTGAAGTAG
- the LOC121562988 gene encoding LOW QUALITY PROTEIN: serum paraoxonase/arylesterase 2 (The sequence of the model RefSeq protein was modified relative to this genomic sequence to represent the inferred CDS: substituted 1 base at 1 genomic stop codon), which translates to MSVRDGVASRGGASLAETCRSSTENVKLSRKLLNLLLSNYFTMGKLVFVSLFVAALSAFLGERVINLRKRTLASRKLVQTHLPNCHLIKSLEYGSEDLIILPNGLAIISTGLKDPVLPSYXDAPGKMYTLDLSEDSRMKPVELRMGRGFDLDSFNPHGISVYTDETDNSVYLFVVNHPQQKTQVEIFQFVEEDHSLVYVKTIKHELLHSVNDIVAVGVESFYATNDQYFGGGTLNTLEALLAQPWSNAVYYSPEEVKVVAEGFYMANGINISPDKRHIYVADLLDHNIHVLERLESNGLAPVKVVEVGSLVDNIYVDPETGDLWIGCHPNGWKLFQNDPEDLPGSEVIQIKDIHSEKPVVTQVYADDGSVLIGSSVAAPYGAKLLIGTVYHKALVCDLATVDQ; encoded by the exons ATGTCTGTGCGAGATGGGGTCGCCTCCCGGGGCGGGGCGTCACTGGCTGAGACTTGCAGATCTTCAACAGAAAATGTGAAGTTATCTCGAAAGTTGCTCAATTTACTACTCTCTAATTATTTCACAATGGGGAAGCTGGTTTTCGTATCACTTTTTGTTGCTGCTTTATCAGCATTTCTTGGAGAGAGAGTTATTAACTTGAG GAAAAGGACTCTTGCTTCCAGAAAGCTTGTCCAAACCCACCTCCCGAACTGCCATCTAATCAAAAGCCTTG AGTACGGATCAGAGGACCTCATAATACTTCCCAATGGACTTGCTATTATTAGCACC GGCTTGAAGGATCCTGTATTGCCATCCTATTGAGATGCCCCTGGAAAGATGTACACCCTTGATCTGAGTGAAGATTCTAGGATGAAACCAGTGGAGCTCCGCATGGGGAGAGGCTTTGACCTGGACTCCTTCAATCCACATGGAATCAGTGTATACACAGATGAGACAG ATAACTCAGTATACCTGTTTGTGGTCAATCACCCTCAACAAAAAACCCAAGTTGAGATCTTTCAGTTTGTTGAGGAGGACCACTCCCTTGTCTATGTGAAAACCATAAAGCATGAACTCCTTCACAG TGTGAATGACATTGTGGCTGTGGGAGTGGAGAGCTTCTATGCCACCAACGATCAGTATTTTGGTGGAGGCACTCTGAATACCCTGGAGGCACTTCTGGCTCAGCCCTGGTCTAACGCTGTGTATTACAGCCCTGAAGAGGTCAAAGTAGTGGCTGAGGGATTCTACATGGCCAATGGCATCAACATCTCACCTGACAAAAG GCACATATATGTGGCAGACTTACTTGACCACAACATACATGTTTTGGAGCGACTGGAAAGCAACGGTTTGGCCCCCGTGAAG GTCGTGGAAGTGGGCTCTCTTGTTGACAACATTTATGTTGACCCTGAGACTGGCGACTTGTGGATAGGTTGTCACCCTAATGGCTGGAAACTATTCCAGAATGACCCTGAGGATCTACCTGGATCTGAG GTGATTCAGATTAAAGACATCCACTCTGAGAAGCCAGTGGTGACCCAGGTGTATGCTGATGACGGCAGTGTGCTCATAGGATCCTCTGTAGCAGCTCCCTACGGAGCAAAGCTTCTCATAGGAACAGTCTACCACAAAGCCCTGGTCTGTGATCTAGCCACAGTAGACCAGTAG